A genomic stretch from Sulfobacillus thermosulfidooxidans includes:
- a CDS encoding acyltransferase, producing MKSQRLMAVDMVRALTILGVIMVHATWFTSEGRTLTSAYVLTLLHFTREVFMAITGLVLTQAMLNRPTSWQKFFRKRYPVIGIPYILWSLIYVVRTLGWQHPWLIVTTTLADLPTGRAAFDLYYLLITIQFYTIFPVFFWLIRLYHNKPWRLWTAVFIFEVLLMAYDAFGLGPHPQGINHYTGLEVWTYSLYFVSGGLLATSWERASQYLRQHRLLIAGGWGLSWMILTGVFLWTAQHKNLMTAQSVLQPAMVPYSIMTFILLLMAGQMITEAVKWGWIAGLLRQFSTFSLGIYLIHPMILEPLASWATTQMPWAIADLFSVIVTASVSLGIIRMISRTRLGLWLTGRSTAPSPKRAPVPALP from the coding sequence ATGAAATCTCAGCGGTTAATGGCGGTTGATATGGTCCGGGCTTTGACAATATTAGGCGTGATCATGGTCCATGCGACCTGGTTTACCAGCGAAGGACGCACCCTCACCAGTGCCTATGTGCTCACCCTGTTGCATTTTACCCGGGAAGTGTTTATGGCGATTACTGGCCTGGTTTTAACTCAAGCCATGTTGAATCGGCCCACTTCATGGCAAAAATTTTTCCGTAAGCGTTATCCCGTTATTGGCATACCCTATATCTTATGGAGTCTTATATACGTCGTGCGAACTTTAGGATGGCAACATCCTTGGCTTATTGTCACCACGACTCTGGCCGATTTGCCCACGGGGCGGGCCGCATTTGACCTGTATTATTTGTTGATTACTATTCAATTTTATACGATCTTCCCGGTGTTCTTCTGGCTCATTCGCCTCTATCACAATAAGCCCTGGCGCTTGTGGACGGCGGTATTTATCTTCGAAGTCCTCTTAATGGCTTATGATGCTTTTGGTTTGGGTCCTCATCCTCAAGGCATCAATCACTACACTGGTCTTGAGGTATGGACCTATAGCCTCTATTTTGTCTCTGGTGGATTGCTCGCCACGTCATGGGAGAGAGCATCCCAATATTTGCGGCAGCATCGTTTGCTTATTGCAGGCGGTTGGGGTCTAAGTTGGATGATCCTGACGGGGGTATTTTTGTGGACAGCCCAGCATAAAAATTTGATGACGGCGCAGAGTGTGTTGCAGCCCGCCATGGTTCCCTATTCCATTATGACCTTTATCCTTTTGCTCATGGCCGGGCAAATGATTACAGAAGCCGTGAAATGGGGCTGGATTGCCGGGCTTTTACGCCAGTTTTCCACATTTTCCCTCGGCATTTACTTAATTCATCCCATGATTTTAGAACCTTTAGCCTCATGGGCAACGACCCAAATGCCGTGGGCAATCGCTGACCTTTTCAGTGTCATCGTGACAGCTAGCGTATCTTTGGGCATTATTAGAATGATATCGCGAACAAGGCTGGGGTTATGGCTCACCGGTCGTTCTACGGCGCCGTCTCCAAAACGGGCACCGGTTCCAGCCTTGCCATAA
- a CDS encoding cytochrome c biogenesis protein CcdA, whose amino-acid sequence MSIPELLAYSAGLVTAFNPCGVALLPSYLLYLLSGRVNPGDWKWTAGIKAGVLTSIGVVVIFGMASLVLSTIGHILFQIVPIFSLMMALFLIILAIFTWRGSLTFGSIPGTKALNGLQRTFERGSAPAFIAYGMSYGMVSLTCSLPVFMVVVSESLNHPGTSALSVYGAFALGVATVITGLSTVTAITRSVVERIINQIIPMVQKLSALIMVAAAVYLGWYWLLGPGLSTVFS is encoded by the coding sequence TTGTCGATTCCTGAGTTATTAGCGTATTCAGCCGGTTTAGTCACTGCTTTTAATCCATGCGGGGTCGCATTATTGCCGTCCTATTTACTCTATCTGCTCTCAGGGCGTGTGAACCCTGGGGACTGGAAGTGGACGGCAGGCATCAAAGCCGGAGTATTAACGTCCATAGGTGTCGTAGTGATTTTTGGAATGGCTAGCCTTGTGCTCTCAACGATTGGACATATCCTATTTCAAATCGTCCCGATTTTTTCATTGATGATGGCCTTATTTTTGATCATTCTCGCCATTTTTACTTGGCGGGGATCATTAACGTTTGGCAGCATACCCGGCACAAAAGCTTTAAATGGTTTACAACGCACCTTTGAACGAGGGAGTGCTCCCGCCTTTATCGCCTATGGAATGAGTTATGGCATGGTTTCCCTAACCTGTAGCCTTCCCGTTTTTATGGTGGTCGTGAGCGAAAGTCTCAACCATCCTGGCACATCTGCATTGAGCGTGTATGGAGCATTTGCTCTGGGCGTAGCCACAGTTATTACCGGGTTATCGACCGTAACCGCCATCACGCGCAGCGTAGTCGAACGAATCATCAATCAAATTATCCCCATGGTGCAAAAGTTAAGCGCCCTCATCATGGTTGCTGCCGCCGTCTATCTTGGCTGGTACTGGCTTCTTGGTCCGGGCCTATCAACTGTCTTTTCTTAA
- a CDS encoding haloacid dehalogenase type II: MIIVFDAYGTLWDVSQIQQECERFMGKEQAQSFLSLWRQKQLEYAFLRTIMHQYVPFDQITHEALLYTLQYFHLSLSAAEQNDLEQAWWNPVAFDDALPALNALKSASHHPVILSNGTPLMLQAGVKATQMQTVLDGVLSVDIIQHYKPHPDAYNLVVTQFNRMPSHIVFVSSNGWDIAGASHFGFYTIWINRLHLPTEELGIRPKIITSSLSELPEKLPTLPSE; encoded by the coding sequence ATGATCATTGTGTTTGATGCCTACGGCACATTGTGGGACGTTAGCCAAATTCAACAGGAATGTGAACGGTTCATGGGCAAGGAGCAGGCACAAAGTTTCTTGAGCTTGTGGCGCCAAAAACAGTTGGAATACGCGTTTTTACGAACTATAATGCACCAATATGTGCCCTTTGACCAAATTACCCACGAAGCTTTGCTATATACTTTGCAGTATTTTCATCTGTCTTTATCCGCGGCAGAACAAAATGATTTGGAACAGGCCTGGTGGAATCCGGTGGCCTTTGATGACGCGTTACCTGCTTTGAACGCGCTGAAGAGCGCATCACATCACCCGGTCATTTTATCCAATGGCACACCCTTAATGCTGCAAGCAGGCGTAAAAGCCACGCAAATGCAAACGGTTCTGGATGGGGTGTTAAGTGTGGACATCATCCAACATTATAAACCTCATCCCGACGCTTATAACCTGGTTGTGACCCAATTTAACCGGATGCCCTCGCACATTGTTTTTGTGTCCTCCAATGGTTGGGACATCGCCGGAGCCAGTCATTTTGGATTTTACACGATTTGGATTAACCGCTTGCACTTACCGACCGAGGAACTGGGCATAAGGCCCAAGATAATCACCTCATCATTAAGCGAGCTGCCTGAAAAACTTCCCACTTTACCCAGCGAATAA
- a CDS encoding MFS transporter: protein MIAAENNNRPRQLSWRLWGLLLLVAMVWLIEAYDIGLTGTVLPSLKAQWHLSAWQSSVVVSAPTLGVALGVFPAGILADKFGRKTILQMALAYYTTLTVITGLSDNWTMFVVLRFLAGLGLGATFPIPYTLFAELAPSHARGRSAGILDAFLSIGYFTSPFLASWIIPYGGPSGWRQMFYFGATGYLILIAIMRFVPESPIWLSQARSTVITSSKKLWSKTFRRQTAMLWIAFPAVLLLFYVIMNFMPSLLIKEGFSAHQALLFASLIMAASIPGKLIESWLVERIGRKPLLISFTLLAGFFALLFSHLHQYSEIIMAGMALSFFGIAVDPAMKIFTAEQYPTAIRAKGVGAAEAVARLLGGALAPFILEQALSSSGIQGTLIFTALVTWLGTLALSLWAKETRFVALG, encoded by the coding sequence GTGATTGCTGCAGAGAATAACAATCGTCCACGCCAACTGTCGTGGCGCTTATGGGGGTTATTATTGTTAGTCGCGATGGTCTGGCTCATTGAAGCCTATGACATTGGATTAACCGGAACAGTTTTGCCATCGTTAAAAGCTCAGTGGCACCTCAGTGCCTGGCAAAGCAGTGTCGTCGTCTCTGCGCCGACACTGGGAGTCGCCTTGGGGGTATTCCCCGCTGGCATTTTAGCGGATAAATTTGGACGCAAGACCATTTTGCAAATGGCGTTGGCCTATTACACGACACTCACCGTCATCACCGGTTTATCAGACAACTGGACGATGTTTGTTGTATTGCGCTTTTTAGCGGGTCTGGGACTTGGAGCAACATTTCCTATCCCCTATACTCTTTTTGCCGAATTGGCGCCTTCTCATGCGCGTGGTCGGTCCGCGGGCATTTTGGACGCCTTTTTATCTATTGGCTATTTCACCAGCCCCTTTCTGGCATCGTGGATCATTCCTTATGGAGGTCCCAGCGGGTGGCGCCAGATGTTTTATTTCGGCGCAACAGGCTATCTGATTTTGATTGCGATCATGCGTTTTGTGCCAGAATCACCCATTTGGCTCTCACAAGCACGGTCTACTGTCATCACATCCTCCAAAAAACTGTGGTCTAAAACTTTCAGACGGCAAACTGCCATGCTCTGGATTGCTTTTCCTGCTGTGCTGCTGCTGTTTTATGTGATTATGAATTTTATGCCCTCCTTATTAATAAAAGAAGGATTTAGTGCACACCAGGCCTTGTTATTTGCCAGCCTCATTATGGCCGCATCCATTCCCGGAAAACTCATCGAATCATGGCTCGTCGAACGCATTGGACGTAAACCCCTGTTAATTAGCTTTACCCTTTTAGCCGGGTTCTTTGCCTTGCTCTTCAGTCATCTTCACCAGTACTCCGAAATTATCATGGCGGGTATGGCTCTGTCGTTTTTTGGAATTGCCGTCGATCCCGCGATGAAAATCTTTACCGCGGAGCAATATCCCACCGCCATTCGAGCCAAAGGAGTGGGAGCTGCTGAGGCCGTCGCTAGACTCTTGGGCGGGGCCCTGGCTCCTTTTATCTTAGAGCAAGCGCTCAGTTCGTCAGGAATTCAAGGCACCTTAATTTTTACCGCACTCGTCACGTGGCTAGGCACATTGGCTTTAAGCTTATGGGCCAAAGAAACCCGGTTCGTTGCGCTCGGGTAA
- a CDS encoding L-aspartate oxidase, with protein MNVQALVIGAGIAGLATALEMAQFHDVLICAPAEGWKQGSTYRAQGGVAVALGPDDHWRYHLEDTLTVTRGLADPGAVRILVQEGPDVVRSLIEAGIFQMVPGSRQPALGREAGHRQSRILHAPGSLTGQAIAQYLYDKASHHPRIHWVEGEAEQLIMDSNGYCRGSWIRTPAAEYFPVLAPVTVLATGGYGALWRYTTNSPGSIGQGLWLAYEAGAELVDLEFLQFHPTVLSEPGVERGHALLLTEALRGFGAHLINEHGERFMKAYPGQELAGRDEVARAVYQQKQAFLTLKHLNANQVYEHFGKLAELVAKRGFDLAHDLLPVAAGAHFSMGGVRTDHVGQSSIPGLFAVGEVACTGVHGANRLASNSLLEALVFARRIAEYTKNVTTVSPVLSNLVPPTPQNISDAEILEQLGDLMDEYFGVIRCPEKMALGLKRLHDMHASRPHWILALSLLIAKSAFSRKESRGAHYRSDVPQSDSKWAGHLIHQKQQGTHFQHLAAG; from the coding sequence ATGAACGTTCAGGCACTGGTAATTGGTGCCGGAATTGCTGGATTGGCCACGGCATTAGAAATGGCTCAATTTCATGATGTGCTCATTTGTGCGCCTGCTGAGGGCTGGAAACAAGGGAGTACATACCGGGCGCAAGGAGGAGTGGCCGTGGCACTCGGCCCTGATGACCATTGGCGGTATCATTTAGAAGACACGCTAACAGTGACAAGAGGACTGGCCGACCCGGGTGCCGTACGCATTCTTGTCCAAGAAGGTCCTGATGTGGTCCGGTCTTTAATTGAGGCCGGCATTTTTCAGATGGTGCCTGGCTCTCGTCAGCCAGCGTTAGGCCGGGAAGCGGGTCATCGTCAGTCCCGCATTCTTCATGCCCCCGGTAGTCTAACAGGTCAAGCCATTGCCCAATATCTTTATGACAAAGCCTCTCATCATCCCCGAATTCACTGGGTAGAGGGAGAAGCCGAACAACTCATCATGGATTCAAATGGATATTGCCGCGGGAGTTGGATTCGGACCCCTGCCGCAGAGTATTTTCCGGTGTTGGCTCCTGTAACCGTGTTAGCCACGGGAGGCTACGGCGCTTTATGGCGGTACACGACGAATTCTCCGGGGTCAATTGGCCAGGGATTGTGGTTAGCCTATGAAGCCGGGGCAGAACTAGTGGATTTAGAATTTTTGCAGTTTCATCCCACCGTCTTATCGGAACCAGGGGTAGAGCGGGGTCATGCCTTGTTGTTAACCGAGGCCTTACGCGGGTTTGGCGCGCATTTAATCAATGAGCATGGAGAACGGTTCATGAAAGCGTATCCCGGTCAAGAATTAGCGGGGCGTGACGAGGTTGCCCGGGCTGTATACCAGCAAAAGCAAGCATTTTTAACGTTGAAGCATCTTAATGCCAACCAGGTCTATGAACATTTTGGAAAGTTAGCGGAGCTGGTTGCAAAACGAGGATTTGATTTGGCGCATGATCTTTTGCCAGTAGCGGCAGGTGCTCATTTTTCGATGGGGGGCGTGAGGACCGATCATGTTGGCCAAAGTAGTATTCCGGGCCTATTTGCGGTCGGTGAAGTGGCGTGTACCGGCGTCCATGGAGCGAATCGCCTGGCATCCAATTCACTACTGGAAGCCCTTGTGTTTGCCAGGCGCATTGCTGAGTATACGAAAAACGTCACCACAGTTTCGCCAGTACTCTCTAATCTTGTTCCCCCTACTCCCCAAAACATATCCGATGCCGAAATCCTCGAACAATTAGGGGATCTCATGGATGAATATTTTGGGGTCATCCGCTGTCCCGAAAAAATGGCTTTAGGTCTTAAGCGGTTGCACGACATGCATGCATCGCGCCCTCATTGGATCTTGGCATTGTCTCTTCTTATTGCAAAGTCCGCCTTTTCGCGCAAAGAAAGTCGGGGCGCTCATTACCGGTCAGATGTACCCCAGAGTGATTCCAAATGGGCTGGACACCTGATTCATCAAAAACAGCAAGGTACCCACTTTCAGCATTTGGCTGCTGGCTAA
- the nadC gene encoding carboxylating nicotinate-nucleotide diphosphorylase, whose protein sequence is MLIQAWQQLAQQGLEEDIGHGDITTELTIPQDLQGTMNFTARQELVICGLPIIQAVYAQLNPAVRIGLHRQEGEKCQPQDIVASVKGPVQALLMGERVILNVLTWLSGIATITREMVDRISDLPVKILDTRKTRPGQRIYEKYAVKVGGGHNHRFGLYDAILVKDNHVAAKGGIVNALHDIRRHAPHGMFIEVEVDRLDQIPEALAAQVDGILLDNMSVEEIRQAVLYINHRVFVEASGGINPTNLREVAETGIDAISLGYITHSAPHVDIGADWEVNG, encoded by the coding sequence ATGTTGATACAGGCCTGGCAGCAATTGGCGCAACAAGGCTTAGAAGAAGATATTGGACATGGTGACATTACTACCGAGTTGACTATTCCTCAAGATTTGCAAGGCACAATGAATTTTACCGCGCGTCAAGAGCTGGTGATATGCGGACTTCCCATTATCCAAGCGGTTTATGCTCAGTTAAATCCTGCGGTAAGAATTGGCTTGCACCGTCAGGAGGGAGAAAAATGTCAACCTCAGGATATTGTGGCATCCGTTAAGGGACCAGTACAAGCCCTATTAATGGGTGAACGCGTCATTCTCAATGTGTTGACATGGCTCAGTGGTATTGCCACTATCACGCGGGAAATGGTGGACAGAATTTCAGATTTACCCGTCAAAATTCTTGATACCCGAAAGACCCGTCCCGGGCAACGCATTTATGAGAAATATGCTGTCAAAGTGGGGGGAGGTCACAATCACCGATTTGGTCTCTATGATGCCATCTTGGTCAAAGACAACCATGTGGCGGCAAAAGGTGGAATAGTCAATGCGTTACATGACATTCGCCGGCATGCCCCACACGGCATGTTTATTGAGGTGGAAGTTGACCGTCTTGATCAAATACCCGAGGCTCTTGCAGCGCAGGTGGACGGTATCTTATTGGACAACATGTCGGTGGAAGAGATACGCCAAGCCGTCTTATACATTAATCATCGGGTATTCGTGGAAGCATCAGGAGGCATTAACCCCACGAATTTACGCGAAGTGGCCGAGACAGGGATCGATGCGATTTCGCTGGGTTATATTACGCATTCGGCGCCGCATGTGGATATTGGAGCGGACTGGGAGGTGAACGGATGA
- a CDS encoding AMP-binding protein encodes MTRNNRAVRRWNALPDLTHPFLICDDTTYTYEHVWFEIERIHRLLQHHRIRSFQAVGLSSFSPCYFAIGLLALLAWDLAVVPLNPKAPREEWQRQLKEAHCGIWLHDNHGSGKSPGWILESHTPESDAPWQENFSGMILFTSGSTGQPKTVGLAQDQLWEQALTVKMTHQLTEHSRGYSPLPLFHVNAPVIALFSTFLAGGTIILDPFNRQTFWNTVQKQDANWINAVPAILTILSHQAHELPLTGTGPHGSIRFIRSASAPLGHVLLERIEEQFGVPVIESYGMTEACGPITVNTDPLGQRGPAGSVGRPRNIMVRLINSEVWIKGGPVIRSHLPMNAWALSEMTGGWYHTGDLGHFDKEGYLYLDGRVKDVIKRGGESIFPREVEEVLQKDKRVQECVVVGRPHPILGEEPIAYIVSSDPDIEETLRELSTKHLSPYKRPVAYHFVEALPKNATGKIQRRMLVKEGQHA; translated from the coding sequence ATGACGCGAAATAACCGGGCAGTACGCAGGTGGAATGCGTTGCCTGATTTAACCCATCCGTTTTTAATCTGTGACGACACGACATATACCTATGAACATGTATGGTTTGAAATCGAACGGATTCACCGCCTCTTACAACACCATCGCATCCGGTCTTTCCAAGCCGTCGGTCTTAGCAGCTTCTCACCCTGCTATTTTGCTATCGGGCTCTTAGCCTTATTAGCTTGGGACTTAGCGGTTGTTCCATTAAATCCTAAAGCGCCTCGTGAAGAATGGCAGCGTCAGCTGAAAGAAGCCCACTGTGGGATCTGGCTCCATGATAATCATGGCAGCGGGAAAAGTCCCGGTTGGATATTAGAATCACATACCCCAGAAAGTGACGCACCATGGCAAGAAAATTTTAGCGGGATGATTCTCTTTACTTCTGGCTCGACTGGCCAGCCCAAAACAGTAGGATTGGCACAAGACCAATTATGGGAACAGGCGCTCACCGTTAAAATGACCCATCAGTTAACGGAACACTCCCGCGGATATTCCCCCCTTCCCCTCTTTCATGTCAATGCACCCGTGATCGCGCTGTTTTCCACCTTTTTAGCCGGAGGCACTATCATTTTAGATCCGTTTAACCGGCAAACCTTCTGGAACACGGTTCAAAAACAGGACGCAAACTGGATCAATGCCGTGCCCGCGATTTTAACAATATTATCTCACCAGGCCCATGAACTCCCCCTCACCGGCACGGGCCCCCATGGGTCTATCCGCTTTATTCGCTCAGCTTCCGCACCTTTAGGTCATGTTCTTTTAGAACGCATTGAAGAGCAATTTGGAGTGCCTGTCATCGAAAGCTATGGCATGACAGAAGCTTGCGGTCCCATAACGGTCAACACAGACCCTTTAGGCCAAAGAGGTCCTGCCGGCTCCGTGGGACGCCCCCGAAATATTATGGTGCGCTTGATTAATTCTGAAGTATGGATTAAGGGAGGACCCGTAATCCGTTCTCACCTTCCTATGAATGCCTGGGCCTTGTCCGAAATGACAGGGGGATGGTATCACACAGGTGATCTCGGGCATTTTGATAAGGAAGGGTATTTATATCTTGATGGGCGTGTCAAAGACGTTATTAAGCGGGGAGGCGAGAGCATTTTCCCCCGTGAAGTGGAAGAAGTTCTTCAAAAGGACAAGCGCGTACAAGAATGTGTCGTGGTAGGACGTCCCCATCCCATTTTGGGGGAAGAACCTATAGCCTATATTGTGTCATCTGATCCGGACATTGAAGAGACCCTCAGAGAGTTATCGACCAAGCATTTAAGTCCTTACAAGCGTCCTGTGGCCTATCATTTTGTGGAAGCCTTACCGAAAAATGCCACGGGAAAAATTCAGCGCCGGATGCTGGTGAAAGAAGGGCAGCATGCATGA
- a CDS encoding RNA polymerase sigma factor produces MIFAKAVNKLSVTHPTSEEEMVEFVEQIAPKLFRFAWATIRDYSLAEDIVQECLARYVVYREKHHGKSPPLRWFFTVVAHLCMDVFRQKRQEVQLFDQLSMTKSSHAEISDNQELSVLWDAIAQLKPKDRMAIVLVYYHDLPLKEAAAILGTTPTFLKTKLARLRKRLRDEVAEHDQKI; encoded by the coding sequence GTGATTTTCGCGAAAGCTGTAAACAAGTTATCGGTTACGCATCCCACCAGCGAAGAAGAAATGGTGGAATTTGTTGAGCAAATTGCGCCTAAACTTTTCCGTTTTGCGTGGGCGACGATTCGCGATTACTCCTTGGCCGAAGACATCGTTCAGGAGTGTTTAGCCCGCTATGTAGTATACCGGGAAAAACACCACGGAAAATCGCCGCCCTTGCGGTGGTTCTTTACCGTCGTGGCCCATTTGTGCATGGATGTATTTCGTCAAAAGCGTCAAGAGGTGCAATTGTTTGATCAGCTCAGCATGACGAAATCCAGTCATGCTGAGATATCCGATAATCAGGAATTATCGGTTTTGTGGGATGCTATCGCCCAATTGAAACCCAAAGACCGGATGGCCATTGTTTTAGTGTATTACCATGACTTACCGTTAAAAGAGGCCGCAGCCATTTTAGGCACGACTCCAACCTTTTTAAAAACAAAATTGGCACGGTTACGCAAAAGGCTCCGAGATGAGGTGGCAGAACATGACCAGAAAATCTGA
- a CDS encoding zinc ribbon domain-containing protein: MSERNGSDQPLCPQCHKVVRTEDHFCRYCGYKLTKPVATSSRSGRGVKRLPRWPFALMGIALGVAAAIMIGNQTQKVATTGSFKKPSLSHQHFSPPVSQSSPSPSSSPSSPSPSSPSPSPSPSPSQGPSLSPSPSPSPSPSPSGQPSSQPSGNFVSVQRVYHGTTLGLNLPKTLDTVEISSPGAWQWGNQKGQVSLDVVAHKPAGISEALGPSTFGTPIMSEGHRVAQTIYVKWPGQGWVEVSMQVPQKHEVWLSTIAQSIHIG; the protein is encoded by the coding sequence TTGAGTGAGCGTAACGGATCGGATCAGCCCTTATGTCCCCAATGCCATAAGGTGGTACGAACGGAGGACCATTTTTGTCGGTACTGCGGTTATAAACTGACAAAACCGGTTGCGACGTCCTCACGGAGCGGGCGAGGGGTGAAGCGTCTTCCCCGCTGGCCATTTGCATTGATGGGGATTGCATTAGGTGTGGCCGCTGCCATAATGATTGGCAATCAGACCCAAAAGGTCGCCACTACCGGCTCTTTCAAAAAGCCTTCTTTGTCTCATCAGCATTTTTCGCCACCCGTGTCTCAATCATCTCCGTCTCCCTCTTCATCTCCGTCGTCGCCATCGCCTTCTTCTCCCAGTCCAAGTCCCTCACCGAGCCCCTCTCAGGGCCCTTCTTTGAGCCCGAGCCCGTCTCCCAGTCCAAGTCCGAGTCCATCGGGACAACCATCGTCCCAGCCATCCGGGAATTTTGTTAGTGTTCAACGTGTATATCATGGCACCACATTAGGATTGAACCTTCCCAAGACGCTCGATACGGTGGAGATATCTAGTCCCGGGGCTTGGCAATGGGGAAATCAGAAAGGCCAGGTCAGTTTAGATGTGGTCGCGCACAAACCGGCCGGAATTTCTGAGGCGTTAGGTCCTAGCACTTTTGGCACACCTATTATGTCTGAGGGGCACCGAGTTGCTCAAACCATTTATGTTAAATGGCCAGGACAGGGATGGGTGGAAGTGTCCATGCAGGTGCCCCAAAAACATGAAGTATGGCTATCAACGATCGCGCAAAGTATTCACATCGGATAA
- a CDS encoding MDR family MFS transporter, whose protein sequence is MPNTASRSKVWIVIAILLAMFLSALDMTIVGTAMPSIINDLHGVAIYGWVFSAYLLTSTTPVPIYSKLADMYGRKTVFLGGTFIFTLGSVLSGLSQSMPELIFFRALQGLGAAGVLPVALTIVGDLFTLEQRAKVQGLFSAVWGLSAIIGPLIGAWIVENASWRWVFEINLPVGIVAMIILITTFHETVEKKVHKLDTLGTILLTVGVTGFLIGLMQTSWHLPLRLIFMGFGVLIIWAFLRVERSAQEPILPLPLFRQPFVFFSTGVNLFAGMLLFGLISFVPLFVQSVEFGTASAAGRAITPMLVGWPIAAMASSRLIVRSGYRPVAVIGGLLLVAGSVFMAITTIPQNIVVLASTLVIGTGLGLSLTSLLIGLQSQVPWDLRGVVTGSTQFFRTIGGSIGVALMGTLINLPKSQNLSANQATQLLLNPAKRQTLSPSVKALARHLTALGLHHAFEMALGFALLTFLSTWLLPRQSKNSMSSDVSSSSALQQDA, encoded by the coding sequence TTGCCCAATACCGCTTCACGCAGCAAGGTCTGGATTGTCATTGCCATCTTACTCGCCATGTTTCTGTCGGCTCTTGATATGACAATTGTTGGCACCGCGATGCCTAGCATTATCAATGATTTGCACGGGGTGGCGATTTACGGATGGGTGTTTTCGGCATATCTTTTAACGTCCACTACCCCAGTGCCCATTTACAGCAAACTCGCGGATATGTACGGGCGCAAAACCGTATTCTTAGGGGGCACGTTCATTTTCACTTTGGGTTCAGTGCTTTCCGGTTTATCCCAAAGTATGCCCGAACTCATCTTTTTCCGTGCCCTACAAGGACTCGGAGCCGCTGGCGTACTGCCTGTAGCTTTAACGATTGTCGGCGATCTCTTTACATTAGAACAACGTGCCAAAGTCCAAGGATTATTCTCCGCCGTGTGGGGCTTGTCGGCCATTATTGGCCCCTTAATTGGGGCATGGATTGTGGAAAATGCCAGCTGGCGCTGGGTTTTTGAAATCAATTTACCCGTGGGCATTGTCGCCATGATTATTCTCATTACCACATTCCATGAAACGGTGGAAAAGAAAGTGCATAAACTTGACACCCTGGGAACTATATTGCTCACCGTCGGTGTCACCGGGTTTTTAATTGGATTAATGCAAACTTCATGGCACCTGCCGCTTCGCTTGATCTTTATGGGGTTCGGAGTCTTGATCATCTGGGCGTTTTTGCGCGTGGAGCGTTCCGCTCAAGAACCGATTCTGCCCTTGCCATTGTTCCGTCAACCCTTCGTATTTTTTAGCACCGGGGTCAATTTATTTGCTGGCATGCTGTTATTTGGGTTGATTTCATTTGTGCCGCTGTTTGTACAAAGCGTCGAGTTTGGAACGGCTTCGGCAGCAGGTCGTGCCATTACCCCCATGTTAGTGGGATGGCCCATTGCAGCCATGGCCTCTAGCAGACTGATAGTGCGTTCCGGATACCGCCCTGTAGCCGTTATTGGTGGCCTCTTATTGGTCGCCGGCTCTGTATTCATGGCCATCACCACCATTCCCCAAAATATCGTGGTCCTGGCCAGTACATTGGTTATCGGAACGGGCCTTGGTCTGTCCTTGACGAGCTTGCTCATTGGTTTACAAAGTCAGGTTCCATGGGATTTGCGCGGGGTTGTCACCGGGAGCACACAGTTTTTCCGGACAATTGGAGGATCGATTGGGGTAGCCCTGATGGGTACGTTAATCAACTTGCCGAAGAGTCAGAATCTGAGTGCCAATCAAGCCACCCAACTCCTGTTAAATCCCGCCAAGCGCCAAACATTATCCCCTTCCGTCAAAGCTTTAGCGCGGCATTTGACCGCCTTAGGATTGCATCACGCGTTTGAAATGGCATTGGGATTTGCGCTCTTAACGTTCCTAAGCACTTGGCTTTTGCCCCGGCAATCCAAAAACTCCATGTCATCCGACGTGAGTTCCTCATCAGCCTTGCAGCAAGATGCGTAA